ATGTGCTCCGTCCATAGTCCAAGCCGAGTAGGTCAACTTGCTTTCATGGAGGTCCTGAGAGATACTCATGAGCAACTAGCTACCTGTTGTCGGTCCGGTCCATCGATGCGGCCATGTATCACGTTAGCCGAACGTGCTAGCGTGCACCGCGCAGATTCCTCGGATCGACCTGCAGAGTGGCAATTAATTTCATCAAGACTGACCTAGACCAATGATCATATTGAACAAGCATGCATTTTCTAAAACATAACGGTGGGAACATCATCTTCGAGTCTCATGATGATGGCGTTGTCAGTACAGACCCATGATCTCATTCTTACGAGGAATCCCGTCGACTGTGCCACGTCTGAATAATGTGCTTGCATGTGCACCATCCATTGGCCATGTTAAGTGAACATGGATCGATGAAGGTCCTTAGAGATGCCCACGAACaactaggtactccctccgtccaggtgagtaaatcatcttaggttgtgcaccaaggaggaggggaaaacgagagaccttaatgtttatttgctaattaatagcattgcatgcaatgaactaaccactgcatgtcgtgtttggtaatctcaagtcattaaaagcatagacacccctcatctcttattggttgatatatcaagaaacaagaaacgaggtagaagctgatgtaccgcgcctaagtgttttaggATTATTTagatttcgtaagatgacttacacacctagacggaggaagtagttGTTGGCCACCCCATCGATGAGACCATCACGGTAGCCTAACGTGCTCGCTCACAGATTCCTCGGATTGATTGGCGTGGGAGCTATTTCGTTAAGACCTCAATCGGTTTAGGTCTTTGATCAAATTTTGACATGGGCACTATATCAGATTTTGAGGTTAAACATCCTTGTTTGCTTAGCAATACACCCCATCCGTCTTAAATCCAAATTTCAAGACAAATTCATTAACTAAACTCTAACAGTCATCATCAGTTAAACCATATCTACTTGTGCTTAGGAAAAAATCAGGTAAATGATTTGAACAAGCATTCATAGGACATCATATTTGACTCGATCATGGAAACTAGATTTGTGGTGACATGTTAGCGACGTAGTAGATCAAGGAGGCATCTTGCTTCATGTCAGAATTAACTACTACTTAACCTCAAGTTGTGGAGGAGTTGACTGTTAGTTTGTCACAACAGTTTTAATCGATGCGATTGGACCATTAAAAATCAATCAGTTTCTCGGTCGACCCATGGATCCCAAGTTTTATCAGAGAGGTAGATCTGGCCATTGGATTTTGCTGTGCATACAAAGTTAGACGCGCGACATTTCTACGACACGGATTTAAGTCGCACACCTCAGAGAGCTAAAGTGAGATTGACGGATGAATCGTATACAACTTGTACACAGCTTGCTAGGCAGGTTCCAGTCACATACGTTCCTTCCTCCCATGTGCTTCGTCGATAGTCCAAGCCGAGTATGTCAACTTGCTTTCATGGAGGTCCCGAGATCCGATCCATCGATGGTGCCATGGATGATGGATCATGTTAGCCCAACGTGCTAGCGCGCACCGCGGAGATTACTCAGATCGATCTGCAGAGGGGCAATTAATTTCATCAAGACCAACCTCGATCCATCCAAGTCTTGATCCACACAGCCCAGCTGGAGACACTGTATCAGATTTTGAGTAGCTAGTTAACTGAAGACCTCGATCAATTCAAGTCTTTGATCAACACAGCCTAGCTGGACACGTACTACTCTCTCGTTTCTGATTTATATGATTTAAATCTGAAATCTCATTAACAAAGATAGATGGTGACTGGAGGAGTGTATCTTATAGTTTACAAAATTATTAAAATTTTAATCTGCATTAATTACTGCTGAGTATTATGATTATTAGGAAGTATAGATAGACTATGTTTTTCGATTTATACTCCAAGTTCATCATTGTCTCTTATTTATATGCTCACAATACTCAAGCAATAAACAAAGATTTCACCAATCCCttttaacatggtatcagcctaaccgaTTAAACCTTAGCCGCCATCTAGACGAGGTTGAGAGCACCATTGATGGTTGATTCCTAGTACATGAGTCGTATATATAGGTAGGTAGGTAGACGCAGTCGAGGGTACCCTCTACAAAGACGCCTGCACGCCAGCCATCACCATTGTTTTGCTTCGTCTTCCAAGGTCTCCCTTTTCAGCAGCTGGTTCGTGCATGGAGCTTTTTTTCTTGTCTTCTGTTGCAACTTTACGGTGCCTCTAATGAGCTAGTTAGCTGTTTGCGTCAGATAGATGGCGTTCACGGTGCGGCGGTCCACGATGGTGAGGCCGGCGAGGGATGTGCCGCGGACTCGGCTATGGAACTCCCACCTCGACCTGCTGGTGCCGCGCTTCCACACGCCCAGCGTCTACTTCTACCGCCGCTCCTGCCCTGAGGGCGAGAGCTTCTTCGACGGCGAGCGGATGCGGTGGGCGCTGGCGGAGGCGCTCGTCACCTTCTACCCGATGGCCGGGCGCCTAGCGTGGGACAAGGATGGGAGGGTCGAGATCGACTGCAACGGGGAGGGCGTGCTGTTTGTCGAGGCCGACGCGCCCGACACTACCGTTGACGACTATGGCGACTTTGCGCCCACAATGGAGCTCAAGCGCCTCATCCCCGCCGTCGACTACACGGACGAAATATCCTTCCCGCTTGTCGTGCTCCAGGTGAGCTCATTCTCTAATGGCAGTTACAGTTACTACAATGACCTCCAGGTGGTCCTCagtcagggtggacacggtccgggccggtccggtcccggtccgagccaTCGTTTCGACTGGCCGCCGGCGGTCCGGGCCGGACCGAACCGAGCAAGCCAGCCGTCCTCTTTTCGGGGACCGGACCAACGAGGCAACAGCCCGGGCTGGACCGGCGGACCGGCCAACCACTCACCGGCGCGAGAGGGTGACCATGGTGTCAGGAAGTAAAGGCTCTAAGCCCTAATCAGAAGGGGGAACTGAGCGGGAAGATGCAGTGACACACGTAGAACATGATGGTGTGGTCGGGGAGGCCGATTCATTCCGTGGCGACGTAGATCTCATGGTCGCGGAGCTCCAGGACATGGaggttggtcgtggggaggccggtcgccgtgtcCAGGAGAGGTTGTGCACAAGACAGCGGCGGCCGCGGCACAGGTGCGTGCTTGTGTGCGATCTTTTGAGCGAAACGTGTCCTACAGAATCGAGGCCCTGGGAGGGATGGAGAGGAGAGCTCAGGTGAGTGGCTGGTGGAGTGGTGGTGCGGCAGGTGGCGCTCGCCGCTGGGATGGGAGAGGAAGACGCGGTGTCGCCGATGTGATTCTCGGTCCGCTCGGTCGGCTTGGTTAAAGCCCGGACCGGATCGAAGCTTTGTCAGGCCTGATTCTTGAGCTTGGACCGACTGATTTTTTTGGGCGGGCTAGGACCGAGCGGGCCACGAGCCGGTCCGAAAGACCGCTCGTGTCGTCCACCCTGAGTCCTCAGACCTTTATTGGGGGCTTAGAAGCCACAAAACACAACTACCTTATGCTCTTGGAGGTTATTTGCCTTTATTTACTAATGCCATTAGTtggtatgtactccctccatcccataatatagcgTCGTTTTGCAAGCGGGGCGGAGGGAGTAGTGACCATCGTCATTGGACATACTACTGTTATGCCAGTCTTCATTATTGGGAGTTGGGAGCTTAGAGGCCACACAACACAACCACCATGGAGGTCGCCTTTATTAGCTAATAGTATGTCCGACTTAGTACAATACCGATGAAATATATTTCCATATCTTACGTATTATGTATTGTAGATATTCATCTTTTTTTCTATAAAACTAAGAATATAACTAAGTTTGCACTAGATATTGAAATAGAGGGAGTATGAAATTGGATATTGTAGAAAGACATCCTAACTTTAAATATGTGATTCACCCATGTTTGTTTGACTCTTTTGATATAAATTTTATCTAAAAAATAGTGTTCTCTTTTGTCTGAAGCTCCTCCAATGTCATTTCGCTATCAAATTTGCAGCCACCTAAGACAtttatatgcaaagccacaaaaTTTTAGAATTTTGATTATTTTTTACTTTTCATCCCGGGTGCAATGCACCCAAGTTTACAAACACCTGTCGCAGACGGACAATTGTACGGTCCTAAAATTTAATTTATCATTTTCTGTGCATACTGCATCCATTTTTTTTCTTATATATTTCAACAAACCGATGCGGCTAATTGTGTTTTGATCATTGAATTTTACTGTACACCTGCAGGTGACCTACTTCAAGTGTGGAGGTGTCTCCCTCGGCGTTGGCACACAACACCATGTTGCTGATGGCATGTCCGGCTTGCATTTCATCAACTCATGGTCTGATCTTTGCCATGGAGCTAAGATTGCTGTCATGCCCTTCATCGACCGCACCCTCATCCGCGCTAGAGACCCCCCGACACCATGTTACCCACATGTTGAGTACCATCCATCCCCATCCATGTTGTCACCATCCATGCCCCAGGATCTCTCTGCTAAGCGATCATCACCTGCCACCACTGTCGACATCTTCAAGCTCACCAGCTCTGACATTGGCCGCTTGCGCTCGCAGCTTCCCAGAGGCGGCGATATTCCACGGTTGAGCACATACACGTTGCTATCTGCGCATGTCTGGCGTTGTGTCTCTCTTGCACGCGGCTTGCCATCTGAACAGCCCACCAAGCTGTATTGTGCCATTGATGGGAGGAAACGGCTAAAGCCCCAAGTACCAGATGGTTTCTTAGGCAATGTGCTATTCACTGCCACACCAATCATGGAGGCAG
The window above is part of the Triticum dicoccoides isolate Atlit2015 ecotype Zavitan unplaced genomic scaffold, WEW_v2.0 scaffold169883, whole genome shotgun sequence genome. Proteins encoded here:
- the LOC119344474 gene encoding hydroxycinnamoyltransferase 1-like, producing the protein MAFTVRRSTMVRPARDVPRTRLWNSHLDLLVPRFHTPSVYFYRRSCPEGESFFDGERMRWALAEALVTFYPMAGRLAWDKDGRVEIDCNGEGVLFVEADAPDTTVDDYGDFAPTMELKRLIPAVDYTDEISFPLVVLQVTYFKCGGVSLGVGTQHHVADGMSGLHFINSWSDLCHGAKIAVMPFIDRTLIRARDPPTPCYPHVEYHPSPSMLSPSMPQDLSAKRSSPATTVDIFKLTSSDIGRLRSQLPRGGDIPRLSTYTLLSAHVWRCVSLARGLPSEQPTKLYCAIDGRKRLKPQVPDGFLGNVLFTATPIMEAGKVISGVAGTAKIIQMELDRMDDDYCRSALDYLELQPDLSALVRGAQTYRCPNLGITSWVNLPVHNADFGWGRPVFMGPGGVAFEGLAYILPSADNDGSLSIAISLQADHMNKFRHLIYLEL